Genomic segment of Cytobacillus suaedae:
GGCAGAAGTACAAGGATATCTCCACGAGCGGGTTCAAGGGATGCCTGTAATACGGAGCTTTGCAATAGAAGATTTGGAGCAAAAACGATTTGATAAGCAAAATAGCAATTTTCTAGATAAAGCATTAAACCATACGAGCTGGAATGCAAAAACATTTGCAGTTGTTAACACAATTACGGATATTGCGCCATTACTCGTTATCTCGTTTGCCGGGTATCAAGTGATTCAAGGTGATTTATCTGTTGGAACAATGGTTGCCTTTATTGCGTTTATAGATCGATTATATAATCCATTACGAAGACTAGTTAATTCTTCGACTACACTTACTCAGTCAATTGCTTCAATGGATCGTGTATTTGAATTTGTTGATGAAAAGTATGACATTGAAGATAAGCCTGATGCGAAGGATTGTCCAACGATTGAGGGGCATGTTCAATTTGAAAATGTGTCATTTCACTATAACGATGAGGATTCAGATGTGTTACATCATGTATCACTTGACGTCAATAAGGGTGAAACAGTTGCATTGGTTGGTATGAGTGGTGGAGGTAAGTCTACTCTTGTAGGGTTGATTCCGCGCTTTTATGATGTAACAGAGGGGCGTATCCTTGTAGATGGTGTTGATATTAAGGATTTAAAGGTAAGAAGCCTAAGAGATAAAATAGGAATGGTCTTGCAGGATACAATTTTGTTTAGTGATTCTGTTAAGTCCAATATCTTAATTGGAAAAGAAGATGCCACCGAAGAAGAAGTGATTGAAGCAGCCAAAGCGGCAAATGCTCATGAGTTCATTTTAAACCTACCTCAAGGCTATGACACTAAGGTAGGAGAACGTGGTGTTAAATTGTCTGGTGGACAAAAACAGAGGATTGCGATTGCAAGGGTCTTTTTAAAGAACCCACCACTGTTGATTCTTGATGAAGCAACGTCTTCACTAGACTTAGAAAGCGAACACTTAATTCAAGAAGCCTTGGAAAAACTAGCTAAGGACCGCACAACCTTTATTGTAGCTCACCGTCTATCAACTATTACACATGCTGATAAAATTGTTGTGATAGAAAATGGGGAGATTAGTGAGGTCGGAACACATAACGAGTTAATGAGAGCAGAGGGATCGTACTTCAAGTTGTTCCAGGTTCAACAATTAGATAGCTAGTGAAAAGAAGCTGTATTTACTAATTTTTTAGTAGTGCAGCTTTTTTGATTTTAGGCAAATTAATCAAACATTTGAGGAGTTGGGTTTTAACTAATAGTATTGGGCGTACTCAAAAGCACTGTAATACACAACCAAGAGCAACGGAAAAGCAAAAAAATTATCAAAATCAACAATCTTTCAATCCCCCA
This window contains:
- a CDS encoding ABC transporter ATP-binding protein, producing the protein MGSIKRYMQFVRPYRWQIVGTIAIGVIKFTIPLLIPLLLQYVVDDIIGSKEMSTEDKTSQLLKIMGFVFFIFVVVRPPIEYYRQYYAQWVGSKILYDIRDQLFRHIQKLSLRYYSNTRIGEVISRVINDVEQTKTFVITGLMNLWLDMFTIVIAVAIMATMDPLLTLVSLVLFPFYGLSVKHFYGRLRSLTRERSQALAEVQGYLHERVQGMPVIRSFAIEDLEQKRFDKQNSNFLDKALNHTSWNAKTFAVVNTITDIAPLLVISFAGYQVIQGDLSVGTMVAFIAFIDRLYNPLRRLVNSSTTLTQSIASMDRVFEFVDEKYDIEDKPDAKDCPTIEGHVQFENVSFHYNDEDSDVLHHVSLDVNKGETVALVGMSGGGKSTLVGLIPRFYDVTEGRILVDGVDIKDLKVRSLRDKIGMVLQDTILFSDSVKSNILIGKEDATEEEVIEAAKAANAHEFILNLPQGYDTKVGERGVKLSGGQKQRIAIARVFLKNPPLLILDEATSSLDLESEHLIQEALEKLAKDRTTFIVAHRLSTITHADKIVVIENGEISEVGTHNELMRAEGSYFKLFQVQQLDS